A segment of the Streptomyces sp. P9-A2 genome:
CGCCGAGTGCCTCGCGCAGCTCGGGCAGCTTCTCGTCGACGGCGTCCGAGATGGCGACGGCGCTGCCGTCGTGGTCCATGGTGACCACCACGGCGAGGCTGGGTTCGCCGTTGGTGCGGGTGAGGGAGTCGGCCCTGGCCTCCTGCTGCTCGACCTTCGCCACCGAGCCGAGACGGACCGGCTTGCCCTTGCCGCCGGGCTCGCCGGTGACCATCAGGTCCTCGATCTGCTCGAGCGAGGTGTAGCCGCCGCCCACCTGGACGGTGCGGTTGGCGCCGTCCTCGTCGAAGGAGCCGGCCGGGACGGTCGCGCCGCCCGCCTGGAGGGCCTGCAGGAGCGACTGCGTCGTGAGGCCGGCGTCGGCGAGCTTCGCGTCGTCGGGGGTGACGGTGACCTGGAGGTCCCGTACGCCGTCCACGGCGACCTGGCCGACGCCGTCGATGGCCTCCAGCTCGGTGACCACTGTCCGGTCGAGCTGGTCGGCGAGGGCCTGCTGGTCCTTGTCGGAGGTGACGGCGAGGACCACGGTCGGGATGTCGTCGGTGCTGCCGGCGACGACCTGCGGGTCCACGCCGTCGGGCAGCACGGCCCGGGCCCGGTTGACGGCCTGCTGGACGTCGGCGACGAGCTGCTTGGTCTCGTTGCCGAAGTCGAAGGAAGCCATGATCACGGCGTTGCCCTCGCTGGCCGTCGAGGTGACGCCGGAGATGCCGTCGACGGCCTCCAGGTTGTTCTCGATGGGCTCGACGACCTGCTTCTCCACCACGTCCGGGGACGCGCCCTGGTAGGGGGCGATCACGGAGATCATGGGCAGTTCGATGGTCGGCAGCAGCTGCTGCTTGAGCTGAGGTATCGCGATCGCCCCGAACACGAGCGCGACGATCGACATGAGTCCGATCAGGGCGCGTTGCGCGAGGCTGAATCTGGCCAGCCAGGACATGGGTTACGGATCTCTCTTCTGTGAGCGTGTGTGAGCGGTTGGGAACGTCTGCGAGCGGTTGGAAGTGCGGTCTGAAGGGGGGTGGGAAGTACGGTCACCGGCACCGTCCGACGCGCGGTCACGGGCACGGGCGGGGGCACGGCGGCTCAGCCGGGTGCCCGCTCTACACAGTGGTGCATGGGGAGGGGCCGATCCGTAGGCCGGGAGTCCCGTTCCTCGGGGCGGCGGCTACTCCCCCCGCAGTACACGCGGTCGCGTTCAGTCCGCCCTCGGGCGGACCAGGCCGGACTCGTAGGCGGTGACCACCAGCTGGGCCCGGTCGCGGGCGCCCAGCTTGGCCATGGCCCGGTTGACGTGTGTCTTCACGGTCAGCGGGCTGACCTCCAGGCGTTCGGCGATCTCGTCGTTGGAGTGGCCGCCGGCGACCTGGACCAGCACTTCGCGCTCCCGCACGGTCAGCGAGTCGAGCCGCCGCGCGCGGGCCGGGTCGAGGTCGGCGCCGTCGGACGGGCCCGCCTGGGCGAGGAAGCGGGCGATCAGGCCCTTGGTGGCGGCCGGGGACAGCAGGGCCTCGCCCTCGGCGGCGATCCTGATGGCGCTGAGCAGTTCGCCGGGTTCGGAGCCCTTGCCGAGGAAGCCGGAAGCGCCGGCCCGCAGCGACTGCACCACGTAGTCGTCGACCTCGAAGGTCGTCAGGATCACCACGCGGACCCCGTCGAGTTCGGGGTCCGCACTGATCAGGCGGGTGGCCGCGAGACCGTCGGTGCCGGGCATCCGGATGTCCATGAGGACGATGTCGGCGCGCTGTTCACGGGCCAGCCGGACCGCCTCGGCGCCGTCGGCGGCCTCGCCCACCACCTCCATGTCCGGCTCGGAGTCGACGAGGACGCGAAAGGCGCTGCGCAGCAGGGCCTGGTCGTCGGCGAGCAGGACGCGGATGGTCATGGGTTCCCCCCGGGAGCTCTGGTCACGGGCCGCACCGGGCCGTGGACGGGTCACGAACCGTCCTGGGCCGCGGACGTACGGGTCTCGACGGGCAGGATCGCATGGACGCGGAAGCCACCGCCGTAGCGGGGGCCGGTGGTGAGGGTGCCGCGCAGGGCGGTGACGCGTTCCCGCATGCCGAGCAGACCGTGGCCGCCGCCGTCGCCCGCGGGGGCTTCCTGCCGGCCGGCGCCGGTGCCGTCGTCGAGGACGGTGACCTCGAGGTGCGGGCCCACCCGGACGACGCTGACCTCAGCCTTCGCCACGGCGCCCGCGTGCTTCTGGACGTTGGTGAGCGCCTCTTGAATGATCCGGTAGGCGGCCAGGTCGACGGCGGCCGGCAGCGCGGAGGCGTGCTCCGGGCGCTGGTCCTCGCGGGCCACCAGGACGTGCAGGCCGGCGTTGCGGAAGGTACCGGCGAGGTCGTCGAGGCGATCCAGTCCGGGGGCGGGCTCGGTGGGGGCCTCGGGATCTCCGGACTGGCGCAGCAGGCCGACGGTGGCCCGCAGTTCGCCGAGCGCCGAACGGCTGGCCTCGCGTACGTGGGCGAGGGCCTCCTTGGCCTGGTCGGGCCGCTTGTCCATGACGTGGGCGGCGACCCCGGCCTGGACGTTGACCAGGGCGATGTGATGGGCGACGACGTCGTGCAGGTCGCGGGCGATGCGCAGGCGCTCCTCGGCGACGCGGCGGCGGGCCTCCTCCTCGCGGGTGCGTTCGGCCCGCTCGGCGCGTTCCCTGATGGCCTGGACGAAGGCACGGCGGCTGCGGACGGCGTCCCCGGCGGTGGCGCCGATCCCGGTCCAGGCGAGGATCCCCAGGTTTTCCTGGGCGTACCAGGGCAGCGGGCCGGCGATCATGGCGGCGCCGGTGAGGACGGTCATGGTGAGCAGGCCGACCCGCCAGGTGGTGGGGCGGTCGGTGGTGGAGGCGACGGTGTAGAGCGCGACGACCACGCACATCGAGAGCGGGGCGCGGGGGTCACCGGTGACGGACTCCACCAGGGAGACCCCGCCGGTGAAGGCGAGGACCGCGAGGGGCGCCCGGCGCCTCAGGACGAGTGCGGTGGCGCCGAGCACCATGAGGACCAGGCTGAGCGCGTCAGGCGTGCGCAGCGCCCAGGTGACGCCGTCGGGGCCGTGCGGCTCCACGAGGGACCCGGCCACCATGCACACCAGGACGCCCGCGGCCAGGGCCGCGTCCAGGGCGAAGGGATGCGCGCGCAGCCGGCGCCGGGCGCGCTGGAAGGTGCTCACGACGGTTCACCGTACGGGGTCGCGGGAGCGTACGGGGTGCGGGCCGGGGGTGGACCGGTGGTGAGGACCGCACCTGTCGTGAACGGACCGACAGTGAGCGGTACGCGGGTGAGCGGTTCCGGTATGAGCGGTACGCGGGTGAGCGGTTCGGCCGCGGGTGGCCCGGCGGGCCGGGGGCTCATGTGCCGGGGATCGGTCCGTCGCCTGGGCCCGGGATCAGTCCGTCGTCGTCGCTGAGCAGTTCCCGGACCTCCTCGATCGTCGCGTCCGGGGAGGGGAGGATGAGGTCGGAGGGTTCCAGGGCGTCGTCCGGCAGCGGCTCGCCGAGCTCGTGGACCCTGTTCAGCAGGGCGGTGAGGGTGCGGTGGAAGCCGGGGCCGTCACCGTTGTCCATCTCGACGACGAGTTCCTCGTCGAGTTTGTTCAGCTCGGCGAGGTGGCTCTCGGCCAGAGCCACCTGCCCCTCCCCCATGATCCGTACGATCATGTCGGCCTCCTGAGCCGCCCTCGCGGGGGCTCGGTCGTCGTCGGCACGGTCTCCCGTGCGGCGGTCACTGCTTGTCGAACCGCGGGGTGTCCTGCGGCTGCTGCTGGGCCTGGGACTGCTCGCTGCCGCCCTCGATGGCCTGCTTCTGGCCGGAGGTGCCCCCGGCCAGCTCGGCCTTCATGCGCTGCAGTTCCAGCTCCACGTCCGTACCACCGGAGAGCCGGTCCAGCTCGGCCTGGATGTCGTCCTTGTGCATGCCGGACTGGTCGTCGAGGACGCCGGAGGCGAGCAGCTCGTCGATGGCACCGGCCCGCGCCTGGAGCTGGGCGGTCTTGTCCTCGGCCCGCTGGATCGCCTGCCCGACGTCGCCCATCTCCTCGGAGATGCCGGAGAAGGCCTCGCCGATCCGGGTCTGTGCCTGCGCCGCCGTGTACGTGGCCTTGATGGTCTCCTTCTTCGTGCGGAAGGCGTCGACCTTGGCCTGGAGGCGCTGGGCCGCGAGGGTGAGCTTCTCCTCCTCGCCCTGGAGCGTCGCGTGCTGCGTCTCCAGGTCCGTCACCTGCTGCTGGAGGGCGGCGCGGCGGGAGAGGGCCTCGCGGGCGAGGTCCTCACGGCCCAGCGCGAGCGCCTTGCGGCCCTGGTCCTCCAGCTTGGAGGACTGGCCCTGCAACTGGTTGAGCTGGAGCTCCAGGCGCTTGCGGCTGGTCGCCACGTCGGCGACACCCCGGCGGACCTTCTGGAGCAACTCCAGTTGTTTCTGGTACGAGTAATCGAGGGTCTCGCGCGGATCCTCGGCCCGGTCAAGGGCCTTGTTCGCCTTCGCGCGGAAGATCATCCCCATACGCTTCATGACACCGCTCATGGGCTTCGCGCGCCCCCTTCTGACGGACTCCGGCTCACACTTCTGCGACAGACCCCACAGTACGGGCCCTGCATCCATTACCGCACTGTCCAGGGGTGGATGCGCTCATCCCCAAGGACGACTGCGCATCCTCCCGATCCGGCGCAGGGAGTAGGTGATCCCCGGGTGCCGGCCGGACAACCCGCCCCAAGTCGCACACAACGCCCCCGCCTGTCTGTCCTCTACAGACGCGTGGTGTTGCCGGATCGTTCCCCCCGGGGCTGGGGTCCAACCCCGGATACCCCGTACCCTTGGGTTTTGTGTTCCGTAGCCGTGCCAAGGAAGAGAAGGCCCACGCCGACAAGGCGACGGTGACCGACTCCAAGCAGACCCGCCACCCGGAGGCCCCGAAGGGCCGTCCCACGCCCAAGCGCAGCCAGGCCCAGACCCAGCGGCGCAGCGTGGCCAATACGTCGATGACGCGCAAGGAGGCCGCCAAGCGGCAGCGTGACGAGCGTCGTGCCGCGATGGAGCGCCAGCGCCAGGCGCTGGCCAGCGGCGACGAGCGCTACCTGCCCGCCCGTGACAAGGGGCCGGTGCGCCGGTTCGCGCGCGACTACGTCGACTCGCGGTTCAACATCGCGGAGTACTTCCTGCCGATGGCGGTGATCATCCTGGTGCTGAGCATGATCCGGATGCCCCAGGTACAGAACGCCGCGCTGCTGCTGTGGCTCGTCGTGATCGCGATGATCGTGCTCGACTTCTTCGTGACCGGCTTCCGGCTGAAGAAGCGGCTGGCCGAGCGCTTCCCCGACGAAAAACGCCGCGGCGCCGTCGCCTACGCGCTGATGCGCTCGCTGCAGATGCGCCGGCTGCGCCTGCCCAAGCCCCAGGTCAAGCGCGGGGAACGGCCCTGAGCACCACGCCGTTCGTCGACGGCGAGGCACCGGCGACGGTGCCCGCGCAGACCCCGCCCGCACAGAGCTCGCCCGCACAGGCCCCGCCCGGTCCGGGCGGGCCGTCCGGTGACCTGCGGGAGGTCGTCCAGCAGGAACTGCTGGCCCGCCAGCTCGACGAGCAGATAGTGGGGCGGTTCCCGGTCGGGCGGCGGCTGCGCGTGCTGGACGTCGGCATGGGCCGCGGCACGCAGGCGCTGCGCCTGGCACGGGCCGGCCACCAGGTGACCGGTCTGGAACGGGACGCGGGGATGGTCTCCGCCGCGCGCGCGGTGCTCGCCGGGGAACCCGAGGGCATCCGGGAGCGGGTGCGGGTAGTCGAGGGCGACGGCCGCGACACCGGTGTGCACTTCCTGCCGGGCAGCTTCGACGTGGTGCTCTGCCACGGCGTCCTCATGTACGTGACGGAGCCGGACCCGCTGGTGGCGGGGCTGGCCCGGATGCTCGCGCCCGGCGGCCTGCTGTCGCTGCTGGTGCGCAACGGCGACGCGCCAGCGATGCGGCCCGGGCTACGCGGCGACTGGGCCGGGGCGCTGACCGCGTTCGACACGGCGTGCCCCGCGGACGACTCGGACGCCGGAGTGCGGGCCGACCGGCTGGCGGACCTCAAGGCGACCCTCGCGGGGCTCGGGGCGCCGCTGCACACCTGGTACGGGGTGCGGGTCTTCACGAACACGGCGGTGGACGGGGCGAGCGCCGCGCACACCCCCGGCTGCCCCGACGACCTGACGGCGCTCCTCGCGGTCGAGGAACGGGCCGGCCGCACGGACCCCTACCGCGGGGTGGCGGCACTGCTCCACCTGTGCGGCGTACGGGGCTAGAAGACTCACCAAGATCTTCATGAGTCTTCTAGGACAGACCCTGGCGGACGTGGGACGGGCGAGGGCCGAAGCCCCCGCCCTGAAGGTCATGTCGCCCTCGCCCGGATTCTCACGTCCGGGGGCTTCACGCCCGGGACTTCACGCCCCTGGGTTCACGTCCGGGGCTTCACCCCCGGGGTCCACGTCCGTGGGTTCACGCCTCTTCCGCGTGCAGGCTCATCGGCCCGTAGATCTCCGTGGTGTCCTCCAGCAGCCGCACCTGGTCGGCGCCACCCTCCACCAGGGCCTTCCAGTTCTCCCCGATCCAGGACTCGGCGTCCCCCTGCGTGGTGAATTCCTCCGGCGTCACCGCGGGCTCGACCTGCGTCCCGTCGGCCTTCTCGAACCGCCACGTCCATGCCGCCATGTACGCCTCCATGGGTATGAGCACCTGCACGACAGGAGCCGGATCATGGTCCGGCTCCTGGAGCAGAGCCTAGAGCCTGTCCGGCGGATGATTCGGGGGATCATCGGTGTCAGTGCCCGGTCGGGCGCGCAGGAGCCGTGGGGAGGGGCGAAAATCGGGTCCGTGGAACTCACTCTGCTCGGCACCGGTGCCCCAGCGGGCCTGCCCCGCCCCGACTGTCCCTGCGCCGCCTGCGCGTCCGCCGCCGGCCCCCGCGCGCGCGCCGCGACCTCGCTGCTCGTGGACGGCTCGCTGCTGCTCGACCTGACGCCGGGCGTGGCGTTCGCCGCCGCCCGCGCGGGGCATTCGCTGGGCGGTGTGCGCCAGGTGCTGCTCTCCCATCCGCACGACGGCCCCGCGGTCGAGGTGCCCGCCGGGCTGCCGCAGCCCGGCCGGGTGCCGGACGGCCGGGAGCTGGCGCTGCTGACGGGCCACCGGGTGCGGGCACTGGCGCTGGACGCACCGGGCACCGGGTACGCGGTGACCGGCCCGGACGGGCAGCGGCTGCTGTATCTGCCGCCGGGCACGGCGCCGGCCGGTCTGGAGGAGCCGGCCGAACCGTACGCCATGGTGCTGCTCGACGTCGTGGGGCGTCCGGACGGGCTGGCGCGGCTGCGGGCGGTGGGTGCGGTGGGGCCGACGACGGACGTCGTCGCCGTGCATCTCGACCACGACGTGCCGCCGGGCGCGGAGGAGCGGCGCCGGCTCGCGGCGGCCGGGGCGCGCGCCGTGCCGGACGGGACCACGCTGGAGGTGGGCGCCTACGAGCACGTTCCCGATCTGCCGCGCCGGACGCTGGTCCTGGGCGGGGCGCGGTCCGGCAAGTCGGTGGAGGCCGAGCGCCGGCTGGAATCCCTGCCCCAGGTGCTGTACGTGGCGACCGGCGGGTCCCGCAACGGGGACACCGAGTGGGCGGCCCGGGTGTCGGCCCATCAGGAGCGGCGGCCCGGGTCCTGGCGGACCGTGGAGACCTGCGATGTGGTGCCGTTGCTGGGGACCGACGGGCCGCCGCTGCTGGTGGACTGTCTGTCGCTGTGGCTGACGGACGCGATGGACTCCGTCGGGGCGTGGGACGACGCCCAGTGGGCGGACGGCGGGGAGCGGGCGCTCAAGGAACGGGTGCGCGAGCTGACGGACGCGGTGCGCGCGACCCGGCGGACCGTGGTCGCCGTCTCCAACGAGGTGGGTTCGGGCATCGTCCCCGCCACCGCGTCCGGCCGCCGGTACCGGGACGAACTCGGGCGGCTGAACGCGGCGTTCGCGCAGGAGTGCGAGCAGGTACTGCTGGTCGTGGCCGGCCAGGCACTGGTGCTCCGGGGGTGAACAGCCGGTGCCTGGGCGGGGGCCGGGGCAGGGTGCGAGGCCGGGGCGGGGTCAGTTCGCCGGCTTTCGGGCGATGATCCGGTACGCGTTGGCGAACGGGGTGTGCCGCAGGACGGGCGCCAGCGCGAGGTCCGTCAGCGCCGCGACGGCGACCAGCGGGGCGCCCGCGCGCAGCAGTACGGCACGCGCCTGCTGCTGGAACGGGGTCGGCGGGATCGCGCGCCAGGGGGCGTCCGGGGCGGGCAGGGCACGGGAGAGGGCCAGCGCGGTGGCGCCGGCCAGGTCGTACGGGACGTACAGGGAACGGTGCCCGGACCTGGACGTGCCGGACCTGGACGTGCCGGACCTGGCGGCGGACCCGGTGATGCCGGGCCCGGTGGTGACGATCGCACAGCCGAGTGCCTCCAGTTCGGCCCGGAGGTTGCGCGGCGGCAGCAGGTGGAGCCGGCGGGGCTGGTCGTAGGACAGCCACCGGTTGCCGAACAGAGCGGCGAACACGCAGCCGGGGTCCAGGGTCTCGATGAGCAGATGGCCGCCGGGGCGCAGGGCGTCCAGGGCGGCGTGGAGTTCCGCCCGCGGGTCGGTGGTGTGCTCGAGGTGGTGCAGCAGGCTGACGACGTCGTAGCGGGCCGACACCCGGGCCAGCAGCTTCGGGTCCGTCAGCGCGCCGATGTGGGCCTCCTCTACGCGGCCGAGGACGCGGGCGCGTTCGACGCGCGCGGTGAGGTCGGTGCCGTCGAAGGCGGTGTAGGGGAAGAACTCCCGCGCGATGTCCGGGAAGCGGCCGTGTCCGGTGCCGACGTCCAGCCAGCTCTCCGGTTCGCCGAAGCGCAGCATCGCGCGGGCCGTGGCCCGGCGGCGGCGCGGGGCGTCGCGCAGCGCGAGGACGTGGTCGGTGACGGCGTCCCGGGGGGCTCCGCGCGGTGTCCGGCGGTGGAAGGCCAGGCCCTCGGCGGTGAGCCGGGGGTTCTGGAAGGTGTGCCCGCATTCCCGGCACGCGTCGACGGTGAACCGGCCCGGCCGGTGCCGTCGCAGGTCTCCGGTGCGCAACCGGTTGCGCAGCCGCGTGGAGCCGCACCAGGGACAGTCTCCGCGGCGCGGCTCGTGCACCCGCACGGAGGCCTGCTGGGCGGGGACGACCGGGGCGCGGGGGACGGCGGGCGCGTCGGCGGACGACGGGACGGCGGCGGGCGCGTCGGGTTCGGACATGGCGGCTCCGGATGAGTCGGGCGGGGCGAGCGGGGACAGAGGGGTGAGCGGAAGAGGCAGTGGAGGGGCGAGCAGGACGAGCAGGAGCGAGAAGGGGCAAGCGGGAGGAGCGAGCGGGAGCGGTTGAGCAGGAGGGGTGAGCAGGAGGGGCGAGCAGGAGGGGTGAGCGGGGGCAGAGAGAGCGAGCAGGGGCCGAGGGGGTGAGCAAGGGCCGAGGGGGTGAGCAGGATGGGTGGAAGGGACTCGGGTACTGGTCGGACGGGCGGGGCACAGTGATGACATTCCCTTGCAAAACGTTACGGATCGGATGGCGCTCCCGGGCGCAACGACGTCGGGGTGGCGTCGCCCGGTGGGTGGGATTCCGACGACGGGCCCCAGGGCTCCGGCGTGTTCGAGCCGGGCCGGTACTGTTCGGCGAATGAGCGCGCTTAATCTCGACGACTTCACCGATCTGATCGAGCGTCCGGACGGCGGGGTACGCCGTGACGCGGAGGCGCGTCGCGAGCGCCAGATCGTGCCGCCCGGGTCACTGGGCCGCCTCGACGAGCTGGGCGAGTGGCTGGCCGCCGCACAGTCCGCGGTGCCGGTGCGGCCGGTCGAACGGCCGCGGGTCGTCCTCTTCGCCGGTGATCACGGGATCGCCCGGCAGGGTGTCTCGGCGCGGCCCGCGGGCAGCGCCGGGGAACTGGTGCGCGAGGTGCTGGAGGGCGGCCGTCCGGTGTCCGTGCTGGCCCGGCGGCTCGGGGTGCCGGTGCGGGTGGTCGACATGGCCCTGGACTGCGATCCGGACACCCTGCCCGAGGACGTCGTACGGCACCGGGTGCGGCGCGGCAGCGGACGGATCGACGTCGAGGACGCGCTGAGCCCCGAGGAGGCCGAGGCGGCGTTCCTGGCCGGGGTCGCGGTGGCCGACGAGGAGGCCGACTCCGGTACGGACCTGGTGGTGCTCGGCGATGTGAGCGTGGGCGGGACCACGGCGGCGGGTGTGCTGGTGGGCGCGCTGTGCGGGACGGACGCGTCCGTGGTCACCGGGCGCGGCGGGCTGGCGATCGACGACCTGGCCTGGATGCGCAAGTGCGCGGCGGTCCGCGACGCGCTGCGGCGGGCCCGGCCCGTGCTCGGCGACCAGCTGCGGCTGCTGG
Coding sequences within it:
- a CDS encoding response regulator transcription factor, with product MTIRVLLADDQALLRSAFRVLVDSEPDMEVVGEAADGAEAVRLAREQRADIVLMDIRMPGTDGLAATRLISADPELDGVRVVILTTFEVDDYVVQSLRAGASGFLGKGSEPGELLSAIRIAAEGEALLSPAATKGLIARFLAQAGPSDGADLDPARARRLDSLTVREREVLVQVAGGHSNDEIAERLEVSPLTVKTHVNRAMAKLGARDRAQLVVTAYESGLVRPRAD
- a CDS encoding sensor histidine kinase, with protein sequence MSTFQRARRRLRAHPFALDAALAAGVLVCMVAGSLVEPHGPDGVTWALRTPDALSLVLMVLGATALVLRRRAPLAVLAFTGGVSLVESVTGDPRAPLSMCVVVALYTVASTTDRPTTWRVGLLTMTVLTGAAMIAGPLPWYAQENLGILAWTGIGATAGDAVRSRRAFVQAIRERAERAERTREEEARRRVAEERLRIARDLHDVVAHHIALVNVQAGVAAHVMDKRPDQAKEALAHVREASRSALGELRATVGLLRQSGDPEAPTEPAPGLDRLDDLAGTFRNAGLHVLVAREDQRPEHASALPAAVDLAAYRIIQEALTNVQKHAGAVAKAEVSVVRVGPHLEVTVLDDGTGAGRQEAPAGDGGGHGLLGMRERVTALRGTLTTGPRYGGGFRVHAILPVETRTSAAQDGS
- the pspAA gene encoding PspA-associated protein PspAA; protein product: MIVRIMGEGQVALAESHLAELNKLDEELVVEMDNGDGPGFHRTLTALLNRVHELGEPLPDDALEPSDLILPSPDATIEEVRELLSDDDGLIPGPGDGPIPGT
- a CDS encoding PspA/IM30 family protein, whose product is MKRMGMIFRAKANKALDRAEDPRETLDYSYQKQLELLQKVRRGVADVATSRKRLELQLNQLQGQSSKLEDQGRKALALGREDLAREALSRRAALQQQVTDLETQHATLQGEEEKLTLAAQRLQAKVDAFRTKKETIKATYTAAQAQTRIGEAFSGISEEMGDVGQAIQRAEDKTAQLQARAGAIDELLASGVLDDQSGMHKDDIQAELDRLSGGTDVELELQRMKAELAGGTSGQKQAIEGGSEQSQAQQQPQDTPRFDKQ
- a CDS encoding DUF3043 domain-containing protein; the encoded protein is MGSNPGYPVPLGFVFRSRAKEEKAHADKATVTDSKQTRHPEAPKGRPTPKRSQAQTQRRSVANTSMTRKEAAKRQRDERRAAMERQRQALASGDERYLPARDKGPVRRFARDYVDSRFNIAEYFLPMAVIILVLSMIRMPQVQNAALLLWLVVIAMIVLDFFVTGFRLKKRLAERFPDEKRRGAVAYALMRSLQMRRLRLPKPQVKRGERP
- a CDS encoding class I SAM-dependent methyltransferase, with the protein product MARQLDEQIVGRFPVGRRLRVLDVGMGRGTQALRLARAGHQVTGLERDAGMVSAARAVLAGEPEGIRERVRVVEGDGRDTGVHFLPGSFDVVLCHGVLMYVTEPDPLVAGLARMLAPGGLLSLLVRNGDAPAMRPGLRGDWAGALTAFDTACPADDSDAGVRADRLADLKATLAGLGAPLHTWYGVRVFTNTAVDGASAAHTPGCPDDLTALLAVEERAGRTDPYRGVAALLHLCGVRG
- a CDS encoding bifunctional adenosylcobinamide kinase/adenosylcobinamide-phosphate guanylyltransferase — its product is MELTLLGTGAPAGLPRPDCPCAACASAAGPRARAATSLLVDGSLLLDLTPGVAFAAARAGHSLGGVRQVLLSHPHDGPAVEVPAGLPQPGRVPDGRELALLTGHRVRALALDAPGTGYAVTGPDGQRLLYLPPGTAPAGLEEPAEPYAMVLLDVVGRPDGLARLRAVGAVGPTTDVVAVHLDHDVPPGAEERRRLAAAGARAVPDGTTLEVGAYEHVPDLPRRTLVLGGARSGKSVEAERRLESLPQVLYVATGGSRNGDTEWAARVSAHQERRPGSWRTVETCDVVPLLGTDGPPLLVDCLSLWLTDAMDSVGAWDDAQWADGGERALKERVRELTDAVRATRRTVVAVSNEVGSGIVPATASGRRYRDELGRLNAAFAQECEQVLLVVAGQALVLRG
- a CDS encoding methyltransferase domain-containing protein, with the translated sequence MSEPDAPAAVPSSADAPAVPRAPVVPAQQASVRVHEPRRGDCPWCGSTRLRNRLRTGDLRRHRPGRFTVDACRECGHTFQNPRLTAEGLAFHRRTPRGAPRDAVTDHVLALRDAPRRRRATARAMLRFGEPESWLDVGTGHGRFPDIAREFFPYTAFDGTDLTARVERARVLGRVEEAHIGALTDPKLLARVSARYDVVSLLHHLEHTTDPRAELHAALDALRPGGHLLIETLDPGCVFAALFGNRWLSYDQPRRLHLLPPRNLRAELEALGCAIVTTGPGITGSAARSGTSRSGTSRSGHRSLYVPYDLAGATALALSRALPAPDAPWRAIPPTPFQQQARAVLLRAGAPLVAVAALTDLALAPVLRHTPFANAYRIIARKPAN
- the cobT gene encoding nicotinate-nucleotide--dimethylbenzimidazole phosphoribosyltransferase, with translation MSALNLDDFTDLIERPDGGVRRDAEARRERQIVPPGSLGRLDELGEWLAAAQSAVPVRPVERPRVVLFAGDHGIARQGVSARPAGSAGELVREVLEGGRPVSVLARRLGVPVRVVDMALDCDPDTLPEDVVRHRVRRGSGRIDVEDALSPEEAEAAFLAGVAVADEEADSGTDLVVLGDVSVGGTTAAGVLVGALCGTDASVVTGRGGLAIDDLAWMRKCAAVRDALRRARPVLGDQLRLLATVGGADLTAMTGFLLQAAVRKMPVVLDGVVTASCALVAQRIAFRAPDWWLASHDSGEPGQAKALDRMALEPLLSHGVTVGEGTGGLLALPLVQAAAALAAELPERPKEPEGPETPETPEAPEAPEAPETLESSEQPAVADDRPKESKTSAVPKPE